The Heteronotia binoei isolate CCM8104 ecotype False Entrance Well chromosome 11, APGP_CSIRO_Hbin_v1, whole genome shotgun sequence genome includes the window CGAAGCTTTTCTAAAGTCATATTCAGATCCTGAATTTGCTTCTTAGCTTCTTCTTGGAAAGCTCTATATTCATCTTCTAtctagatttttttaaattacacatTTTACTTCTATAATCACAACTTCCAAATATTGCTCTACATGCCATAAAAATCTAATCTGTCATACTGAAATATTAACATTACATAATCATATTTAATGGCATCATCCTTATATCCAACTTCATTATTAGGCTATTAATAAAATCTCCATAATATGTACAAAAGCATGGCTTTCATGCAATTATAGTTATATGGTCATAGCTGCAAACTTTATTACACAAAGTATTACAGCAGCTGAATTAATGATAAGTTAGTATCTACTAATATGAAGATTTTTAATGATTATTTATCTGGTAACTATTTGACAAtggtatataaataaaataagtatgcACCTGCCTTTTTCAAATCAGACCATCTAGCCCAAAACTATCTACTCTGACAGATGGGCTTCTGAAAGTTTAAAGAAAAGATCTGACCAAGCCAGACTGCTTAAGATCCTTTTTACCTGGAGCtcctggggattgaatctgggaacATCTGCATGCAAAACACATGCTCTGTCACTGGACCTTCCTCTAATTTGTACAACATGATATAAGCAGCAAAGCGATTCACTCAAAAATATATTGATAACAGAACTGATGACCTTCCTCTAGTGCAAGGGTATCAAACATTCAGtatgggggccaaattaggcccccagagggttcctattaggcccccaagcaatttgctatcatctgcttccttctccctctctcttgctctgcaaagcttgctcaactgcacaggagctacagaacaaaacctctattttctccactgggaaATTGTCAATGGGGAAATAAAAATGTTCATGACAATTACACAAACCCCATCCTTTACCAAAACTAATAGATCCTACACCAAATACTTTATGGAAAAAGTAATTTTTGAAAAGGAATCTCAAAACAAGAAGCAGTTTCACCAAGGCATTCTTGGAGGGAGTTCCAGGAATTAGTGGTGGTATTGCTTGAGGTATGAGTTCTTTGGGTAGCTGAGGGAGGTGGAGTGAAGGTCCTGGTTAGGGATGGATGGGTGTGTGGGTGCTAGATCATCAAGGCCTCTGAAGGCAATGGGTGAAGAGTTCATATGAGACTGCCATTCAGTACAGGGATATAAAGAATAGTATTATATTGTCAAGAGGGACAAAGAAAGGTTAATGGTTTTGACAACTGAGTACtagatggaggagaggaaatCAAAGTGGGACAATGAAAGACAAGAAAGGAGAAAGTTGCAGTAATCAGggtaagagatgaacagagactTCAATGAGGGACAGAGAAGAGAGGCAATATTTTTGACAGGTTGCAAAAACAGAAGTAATGCCACTTGCATCAGACTCATggcaatgaaagaaaaaaaaaagtcacagatAAACCATTACTTTGTGTAGATTGTTGTGCCATCACTTCCTAATAGACAAAAAGTTGTAATCTTTAGCTAAAAACAATCCTCACAATGTCCACAAAAGCAGCTACGCAATTAACACAAAGTTCTAAGCCAGTTGCTTGTATCCCTTTCTTTCTACTTCCTCCCCCATAAAACACTCCAAAAGTCATGCAAAAAGAATTTTCCCTTGTTTAATGTCATTTCTAAAAAATGTTACCTTCGCAATGGTGTCCTGTAGGCGATTGGCATCATTGCGTGTATGAGCTAACTCCTCTTGTAGGCTGCTGGCTAATGTTTctgctttttccttgtcaagccTGACACTTGCTAGTAAGTCCTGTATATCTGATTTGTCACCAGAATTGTGTATGGAATATAGTTCAGCTACTTTCTGTTTTTCATGCTCCAACTGAGCTTTCAGTCTGTTCATCTCAATCTGATCACTAGCTACTGTGGCTTTGTACTCATCCAAGGTGGCTGCTAGAGTGTTTTTGCTCTTCTGTTCTGACTCAATAATCCGTTCCATGTGGTGATTCCGTTCCTTCAGCGCTCCTATCATCTCCTGGGCTTCCTTGTTATCTTGTTCTGCCATTTTGAGAGTGTTGCTCAGATGTTGCTGGACACCAAGGAGCTGCTCTCTTTCAAAACGTGCATTCTCTGCAAGGTCCATGTAACGTTGCTCTAGTTCCATATAGCGCCCACTTTTCATGTCTTCATCAATAACATAAGAAATATGATGTTCATCTAAAAGTGATCGGAAATATTCCATCTGTCGACTAAAGTGTTCCAACTTATCACTCTGTTGGCACAAAGATTCCATAAGAATAACCTTTTCTTCTCCAAGCCTTTCATTCTCACTGTTCAATTCTTGAGTAATTTGCTGCAAATCTGCAAGTTCCTGAAGAGTTGCTTGAAGTTCTTCAGCTGTGCTATGCTGGTTCTCTTCCATCTGATGTATCCGTTCTGTCAAACAAGCCACCGACACTTCACTGGCATTGCCACTGCTCCCCTTTCTTGATCTTTCTATGCTTGGCACACCCTCAGACTCTGAAGACGATGGAGCATCTAAGGCATCATCACTTGAAGTGAGTGGCTGATAAACTTCACTACACTCACTGTCCAAATTATCCATGGAGTTACTATGTTGATTGTCCATTAAAGTATTCTCATCCTGACTCAAAAGATCTTCTACTGAACCAGGAGCAGAACCTTCCACTGAAGATGTAAGGGTGCCCCCACCATCACTGTGGTTTCCTGCTGCAATTTCTTGGCTCAAAGACTGGTAGCTAAATAGTTTTTCAGTGTTATCTAGCCTTTGCTCCAAAGAAAATCCTAAAGCGTTTAACCTATCCTTCAACATCCGATTTTCATTTTTCAACTGGTTGAGTTCCTCCCGGATGGCAGTGTTTTGTTCTTGCAACTGCAGTAATGTAGATTCTACATCAGTCGGCTGGTGGACAATGatggtttctttttcttcagaTTTTTCATCTCCCTCATACTGATCTTCATTAAGGCCTAGTTGAGCACGCATTTCTCTGAGCTCATTCCTCAGGTGTAAGATCTCTACATCTTTCGTTTTGGCTAATGTTAGAAGATCTTTCACTTTTGCTTCCAAAACAGCTTTGTCATTGATCTGATTGTCTGATTTAGACTTGCTCATTCGAACATCAGAGTCTGGGTTAGTACGACTACGGGAGCGCTTTGCGAGGACTGTGTCATTGCTTGTCTGTCCTGTTGGGGGTAGTTTTTTACTTTGAGTCAGCCGGGAACGGTCACGAATTCTTTCCCGAGAAGAGTTAGAGTCCTTATTTCCAGCCGAAGTACTACGCTTAGCTGCAGAACTTGTACCTGTATATTTAAAAGGTTAGAAAAACAATTAAACTGGcaagctttgagagaacttgtggccaAGGTCATACAATTCCACACAAAGCAATTTGTTTTCCAGAATTATGCTGCACATTCTAGCCCATGTAGCTGGAAATCAAATATCATCTTATTTTAAATGGAATGTTAGAATTGTCATTTTGAAGTTAGTGCAATGTTTTAATCTTGATTTGAATAGATAAGCATATAACTTTGCCATTTCTAGCAGTTATAAAGGCATACTATTCCATCtttaaaaaccccccaaaacaaccTGATGTCTCTAAAGGGTGGAAGAGTAATAACATGCAGTCTGTCAGGTATTGCTTTTAGATATTCCTTCAAGCCATGTAAGGAAGACTGAGGTTTGCCACAGGCTCATAtgctgcttccatccactttAGTTTCTTTTCAAAGCTGAGCACCATTTTGTCATAACATCCACACTGGCATCGTATAATTAGCACTTGCTCTCAGAATCCATAGTTTAAAGTAGGTTTCTGATTCTAGTTCAGAGGACAAGCCCTAATCATAGTTGTCTCAGCCATAGTTAGTGCCAAACAGAAAATGGATAGGGAAAGGCCTGTGTACAATCCTCCAACTCAAGCTATCAAAACACCAAGCAATGATTAGAATGATCACCTAGACTGAGCTTAAAAATTTTCAGACTAACACTATACACAGACCAACACTTTCTATGGAAAACATTCATTTAAAAGCtttagaagaagagactggatatatactccacccttctctacttgaaggagtctcagagcagcttacaatctttccCCTCCTTACAACGGCCACccagtgaggcaggtggggctgagaaagctctcccagaactgctcttgagtggaacagctttgagagaacttgtggccaaggtcacatcagcaagtgcatgtggagtggagaatcacacctgttctcccatataagagtccacgcacttaaccattacatcaaactggctaaGGATAACACTAGACATATAGCAATGTTTTTCTGAAGTGGTTCAATCAGGATGGAACATCTAAACTTTCACATTCTTCAAAAGCAGCAAAAAACCTTTCATTCAGGCAAGTCTAACTGCTAAGTATGAAGATCTTTGCAAAAAGGCAAAGGAGATGGATCAGCTGGGAGAACTCAACATAAATCTAGGAGAGGCTTTGAACTATTGGCCAGAGGACAGGCAAATAAGGACCACTCAAGCCTGGTTCACCTTATCTCTTCCTCAAGTCTACAGGCCAGACAGAGATCACTATGGTGGTCTTAGGCTTCTTAGTAGATAAAAGTTTAGAAGTACAAATCCCAATCACCAGCCACTATTTAAGAACTCCCTCAGAGAGTTCATAAATGAGCTGCACCAAGAAGGATCTGCAAACTTTTCAGCCACATTCCCATGTGTAGTTAAGGCATATATGACTAAACCTACCAAATTAATTTGGGTTACAGCAACTAGTTGAAGGTCTGCAGTTCCCTGGCATGAAAGGGAGGTCTGAGTGCATCTTGTTAACAATACCTTCTTCCACCCTTTCACACTGCACAATTTATATTATGATGAGCAATGCCTTTACTGCTGGATCAGCAAACAAAATCTTTGAGAGCATTTTCTTTACCTGTAACGGGTTTCGGTTTGTTCTCCAAGTTGTTCATAGTGGTTCCTGCAGTAGGAGGTGCTGTGGAAGTACAAGTACTCTTCTTTCCCTTCACACCATTGCTCATAGTAATCCCACCAGCCATCCCAACTAAAAGATCTTCATTGCTTTTTGTCTGAACAAGATGAcaaatattatattatatttaagTCATTAGTAGTCAAATAAATTGGCATCACTCATATGGTTAATTATTAAAAAGAAATGGTTCATTAACTACTATAAATGGTATCACATActtttttataataaaaaagGAACCATGTACAGACAGTACAAGTTTTATTTGCATCAACAGTATCTTGGATTGCGTTATTTTAAAAAGGATGCCATGTTTAAGATCCTATGCAGGATTACTCCTAAGCAGAAAGAGTTCTGAGTCGGCCTACGCCACAGGTACCCCTACTATCACCTGACAATATGCAAAACAATTTCTGACATAGCATCAGTTTTTGTGATTATAGTATCTCTGTTTTTGTTGCTGGATGTACCCCTATGCAAGTGATTCCTGGAAAAGCTTTTTCACTTGGGTTTGCATCTGAAGACAATCAGAACTGATTGTGTATATGAAGAACCAGACCTGGGCTCCTTCATACTATCCCAAACAGGTTAATACCAGGGATAGAGCAGTCATATTACCCCACCGAAAAATCAAGTATACAGATTCGGGCTGCTTCTGGATGTTGCATTGCTAGTGAATTTGTATAAATAGCTGCTGTGTCATCTTTTATCAAGCGCATG containing:
- the SPECC1L gene encoding cytospin-A isoform X2, encoding MAGGITMSNGVKGKKSTCTSTAPPTAGTTMNNLENKPKPVTGTSSAAKRSTSAGNKDSNSSRERIRDRSRLTQSKKLPPTGQTSNDTVLAKRSRSRTNPDSDVRMSKSKSDNQINDKAVLEAKVKDLLTLAKTKDVEILHLRNELREMRAQLGLNEDQYEGDEKSEEKETIIVHQPTDVESTLLQLQEQNTAIREELNQLKNENRMLKDRLNALGFSLEQRLDNTEKLFSYQSLSQEIAAGNHSDGGGTLTSSVEGSAPGSVEDLLSQDENTLMDNQHSNSMDNLDSECSEVYQPLTSSDDALDAPSSSESEGVPSIERSRKGSSGNASEVSVACLTERIHQMEENQHSTAEELQATLQELADLQQITQELNSENERLGEEKVILMESLCQQSDKLEHFSRQMEYFRSLLDEHHISYVIDEDMKSGRYMELEQRYMDLAENARFEREQLLGVQQHLSNTLKMAEQDNKEAQEMIGALKERNHHMERIIESEQKSKNTLAATLDEYKATVASDQIEMNRLKAQLEHEKQKVAELYSIHNSGDKSDIQDLLASVRLDKEKAETLASSLQEELAHTRNDANRLQDTIAKIEDEYRAFQEEAKKQIQDLNMTLEKLRTELEEKETERSDMKETIFELEDEVEQHRAVKLHDNLIISDLENTVKKLQDQKHDMEREIKTLHRRLREESAEWRQFQADLQTAVVIANDIKSEAQEEIGDLKRRLHEAQEKNEKLTKELEEIKSRKQEEERGRVYNYMNAVERDLAALRQGMGLSRRSSTSSEPTPTVKTLIKSFDSASQVPSPAATTIPRTPLSPSPLKTPPAAAVSPMQRHSISGPISSSKPLTTLSDKRSSYAEIPVQDHLLRTSSASRPASLPRVPAMESAKCISVSRRSSEEIKRDITAPDGATPASLMAIGTTSPQLSLSSSPTASVTPTTRNRIREERKDPLSALAREYGGSKRNALLKWCQKKTEGYQNIDITNFSSSWNDGLAFCAVLHTYLPAHIPYQELNNQDKRRNFTLAFQAAESVGIKSTLDINEMVRTERPDWQNVMLYVTAIYKYFET
- the SPECC1L gene encoding cytospin-A isoform X1; translation: MKKASRTVGSAPKVPGISKIQTVEKVKSENSSTVSVVAKLSKTGSAALLKTKSNEDLLVGMAGGITMSNGVKGKKSTCTSTAPPTAGTTMNNLENKPKPVTGTSSAAKRSTSAGNKDSNSSRERIRDRSRLTQSKKLPPTGQTSNDTVLAKRSRSRTNPDSDVRMSKSKSDNQINDKAVLEAKVKDLLTLAKTKDVEILHLRNELREMRAQLGLNEDQYEGDEKSEEKETIIVHQPTDVESTLLQLQEQNTAIREELNQLKNENRMLKDRLNALGFSLEQRLDNTEKLFSYQSLSQEIAAGNHSDGGGTLTSSVEGSAPGSVEDLLSQDENTLMDNQHSNSMDNLDSECSEVYQPLTSSDDALDAPSSSESEGVPSIERSRKGSSGNASEVSVACLTERIHQMEENQHSTAEELQATLQELADLQQITQELNSENERLGEEKVILMESLCQQSDKLEHFSRQMEYFRSLLDEHHISYVIDEDMKSGRYMELEQRYMDLAENARFEREQLLGVQQHLSNTLKMAEQDNKEAQEMIGALKERNHHMERIIESEQKSKNTLAATLDEYKATVASDQIEMNRLKAQLEHEKQKVAELYSIHNSGDKSDIQDLLASVRLDKEKAETLASSLQEELAHTRNDANRLQDTIAKIEDEYRAFQEEAKKQIQDLNMTLEKLRTELEEKETERSDMKETIFELEDEVEQHRAVKLHDNLIISDLENTVKKLQDQKHDMEREIKTLHRRLREESAEWRQFQADLQTAVVIANDIKSEAQEEIGDLKRRLHEAQEKNEKLTKELEEIKSRKQEEERGRVYNYMNAVERDLAALRQGMGLSRRSSTSSEPTPTVKTLIKSFDSASQVPSPAATTIPRTPLSPSPLKTPPAAAVSPMQRHSISGPISSSKPLTTLSDKRSSYAEIPVQDHLLRTSSASRPASLPRVPAMESAKCISVSRRSSEEIKRDITAPDGATPASLMAIGTTSPQLSLSSSPTASVTPTTRNRIREERKDPLSALAREYGGSKRNALLKWCQKKTEGYQNIDITNFSSSWNDGLAFCAVLHTYLPAHIPYQELNNQDKRRNFTLAFQAAESVGIKSTLDINEMVRTERPDWQNVMLYVTAIYKYFET